AAATGTACCCGGAGTACTATAAAGGGGTACATGGGAAAGAGTACAAGTTATCGGACATCCACTAGACAAAAAAGGACCGGGCGGTTTTTGCCCGGTTTTTCTTATGTGGACACACGTTCCGCTATTTGTCCAAAAGTAGCCTAAGATCAGGACTATTCGGACACACGATCCGTTATTTGCCTAAAAGCATTCTTAAAAACACCAAAAATACTAAAATAGCGGAACGTCAGTCCGGCTAACTACGAAAAATGCAATTTTACCCCAAATAACGGAACTTGTGTCCGTTCAAAGTCCCCTAGCCAGTACTTACACCCCAAAAGTAGTGGATATAGGAATAATTTAAGACTTCCTACTTGTTTTAAGTCTGATGAAAATCTTGCGAGTTACTAAATAATTGAAAATATATTATACTGGGTACTAATTGCTTTTGTGAATTAAAGGGATAAATTAAAAAGCTTAGATGAAAAAAAGACAGAGACAGGTAAGACACGAGAGGAGTAGAGTTATGATTCAAAGTCCAACAGGAAAACAACGCATAGCGCTAGCGTTATTGCTTAGTATGTTAGGAATGCTAGGTCCTTTTAATATCGATATGTATTTGCCAAGTTTCCCCGATATTGCTGATGATTTAGGGGCTAGTGCTTCTTTGGTGCAGCTTAGTTTAACAACCTGCTTGATTGGCCTTGCCGTAGGTCAGCTAGTGGTAGGTCCCATAAGTGATGCACAGGGAAGACGGAAGCCTTTGTTAATTTCCATCTTTTTATTTGCTGTGTCCTCGCTTTTGTGTGCGCTGGCACCTAATATCACAACGTTTGTAGTAGCCCGGTTTTTCCAAGGCTTTACTGCTGCAGCAGGGATTGTGCTTTCACGTGCTGTTGTACGTGATGTATTTGATGGTAGAGAATTAACAAAATTCTTTGCTTTGTTAATGATGATCAATGCTACTGCTCCCATGATTGCGCCAATGGCTGGAGGAGCCGTGTTACTTTTACCTTTTGCAAAATGGAATACGATTTTTTATTTTCTAAGTTTACTAGGAATCTTCATTGTTGTGATGATTGCTACTCGATTAAAGGAAACGTTGCAACCTGAGAAGAGAACGCCTAGCTCGGTGGGGCATTCGGTTCGTACTATTGGTAGTTTAGTAAAGGACCCAACATTTATTGGGTATGCCCTAACCCTCGGCTTCCTTCAAGGAGGAGCTTTTGCCTATGTAGCAGGGACTCCTTTCGTTTATCAAGGGATTTATGGTGTATCCCCTCAAGTGTTCAGCGTACTTTTCGGCATAAATGGGCTAGCCATTATTACAGGTAGTTTTCTTGTCGGACGCCTCAGTGCCATTTTCCATGAGAGAAGCTTACTCAGGGTGGCTGTCCTAGTACATTTCTGTGCAACCGCGACACTTCTAACGATGACCATTATAGAAGGACCAATCGCAACGATCGTTATCCCTATTTTTATATTCATGATCTGTATGGGTATGGCGGTGACAAGTTCCTTTACACTTGCTATGAGAAGTCAAGGTCATCGGGCAGGAAGTGCAAGTGCTGTACTAGGCTTGTTTCCTTTAGCTATTGGGGCCATGGTTGCGCCTCTTGTGGGGATTGATGAAACATCGGCTATACCAATGGGAGCTATCATCTTTACTACATCTACCATTGCTTTGATTTCTTTTTTCATACTGACAAAGGAGAAAAAAGCAAAGCAAAGCTTGAGCCTGAAGATGGAGGGATAAAAGTGAGAGTCGAGTCCTTTTTTTCCAAGACTACTAGAACAGCACTTAAAAATGAGCCGCCGGGCGAATGGATAGCAGAACTCCCGGATGATTGTATCAGATTAAGTTCTGGTTATCCAGCGCCTGAGCTTGTGCCGGATGAATTATTAAAAGAAGCTGTTATTCGATTGTTTGAAGAGGAACGGGATTTACCACTTCACTATATGGGAAGTCCTAGAGTTCCTAAACTAAGAGAACAGATTCAAGAGAGATTGGCTTGTCGAGGTGTTTATGTTTTGGGAGAGGAGCTTTTGATTACATCGGGTGCTTGTCAGGCGATAGACTTGATCGCTCGCACCTTCATTGATGCAGAATCAGTGGTGGCACTAGAATCTCCAACGTATATGGAGGCCTTAGAGATTTTTCAAAACTATACGAAGGATTTTATGAGTATCCCAGTTGATGAGCAGGGGCTAGAAACGAATCTGTTTGAAGAAGCACTAGTTGATAGGAAACAGAAGGGTCTCCCTCTACCTAAACTGCTATATGTAATCCCGTCTTTTCAGAATCCAACAGGGACATCTTTATCTCTAGAGCGCAGGCGACATGTATTGGAGCTTGCTAGCCAATATAATTTCCTCATTGTGGAGGATGATGCTTATGGAGAGTTAGGCTTCAATGAGGCTCCAACTTCCTTAAAAGCACTGGATAAAGAGGACCGAGTTTTACATGTTGGTTCTTTATCAAAGGTTATAGCACCAGGGATGAGAATTGGCTGGGTTGCAGGGGTATCTAAATGGATCAAGGCCTTAGCATGGTTTAAAAAAGACTTGGACCATCCATTTGCTCAAGCAGTTATGGCATCATTTCTTGAAAATACCGATTATGAGAAAAGGCTCAAAAGCTTAAGAGAAAGCTACCAATCTAAGTGTTCAGCATTAACTTCTGCCATTGAGGAGCACTTTCCTGAAGCGGTTTCTTGGTATGTCCCGGAAGGTGGATATTTTACGTGGGTAAAAGTTCCGGGAGTAGATACAGCCAAATTGTTAGAGAAGGCTTTAATTAAAGGGGTTTCTTTTGTCCCAGGTAAGTATTTTTTCCTCAATCAAGCTGATGGAATGGAGTATTTGCGCCTGTCATTTAGCTATGCAAATGAGGAAGAAATAGTAGAGGGAATTAGAAAGCTAGGTAGAGTTATAAAATCAGAGCTTAAAAATATATAGTTTATGGAAAACTGCTGACTTGGCTTAGTAAAATGATACTTTGCCAAGTTTTTTGTGTATACCGTGCTTTTAACTCTAGATGGATCGGAAATATAGGATAAATTTACCTACTAATTGCAATAAATCTCCATATAATGGATATAGATAGAGCATCAATAGTTGTTTACGGTGTTCCATTTTTTTAGATATAAGGGGAGGGCGAAAAAATGTCTAATGATCATGAGGCTGTATTAGATACAGGAAAACAAAATGAACCAAAAGTGAAAGTAGAAAGAAAAGAGGGAGAACCAACAGCAGCATTCAAAGGAGCATCATGGGGAGCACTATTAGTAGGTGTTGCTGCTTATCTCATCGGTTTGTTTAACGCAACGATGGAGCTGAACGAAAAAGGATATTACTTTGCGGTCTTGGTGTTTGGACTCTATTCGGCGATTTCCTTGCAAAAAGCAGTAAGAGATAAAGAAGAGGGAATCCCTGTTACGAATATTTATTATGGTATTAGTTGGTTTGCACTTATTGTATCTATTTCATTGATGGGCATCGGTTTATACAATGCGGGAAGTATTGTTCTAAGTGAAAAAGGATTCTATGGTATGGCATTTGTTCTTAGCATATTTGCGGCCATAACCATTCAGAAGAATATTAGAGATACACAAAGAGCGAGAGAAAGAGATTGATATACCCAAAAAAGATCGGGTATTTTCCATGAGGAAACTAGCTTAATCGTATGAGGATAAAGAATCCATTTTGAATAAATTCGAAATGGGTTTTTTAATTTATTTTAAATGAATGTCCTTTTAGCAACTTTATTCTTGTAAATTACATATTTATTGTCGATATATAATACAATATAACCTCTTATATCTAATGAACCACTTAAAGGGGGGCCATCATGAGACATATTATTTCTAGTGGATTTGCTATTCTTTCCATTATTCTATTATCAGGGTGTCAAATTGTAGGGGACCATGTTGATACAATTGTTCAATACATAGAGGAAGAAAAGCCTAAAGAGGCAGTTAACTCATTTAATGAAGCCATGGCTGATAGTAGCCTTTCCGATAAAGGGAAGGATCGGGTGAAAAATAAGATTTCAAAAGCGTTAATATCCAATATTGAAACTGTTACAGAGAATTATTTAAATAAAGAGGAAAATCCCGAAATTGTTTCATTAGTATTAGAGACATATAAGAATATAGATATTCCTGAAGTGACTGAGCTTATTGAAGAGAAAGAAGAAGAGGTCTTCCCAATTATAGAAGCAAGAGAAAAGCTTTCGAAAGGATTAGAAGCAATCGATAATAAGCAATATGTAGAGGGAATCCAACTACTTTCACAGGTTAATCGAGATACTCCTGAATATAAGAAAGCTCAAGACGAGGCTCAGAAGGCTAGGAAAATATACTTTGATAAAACCATCAAACAATCACAAGCTCTGTATTCCAATGGGGATTATGAAGAAGCATATATCCTATTAAGTCGATTAGAAAGTTCTGTAACGAATGTTGAAGTTGAAAACAAGCTTGCGGAATATCGACTAGCCTTTGTAGAGTCAAAGTTAGCAGAAGCTGATGAGTTTGTTGGTGAAAATAAGTATACAGAGGCATTTACTATTTTAGATCATGTAGAGGGAATCACCGGAGAAGATGAATTAACGTCAATCAAACGTGAAGAATATATGTTCATGCAAACACGGTTTTGGGATGAATTAATAACTAGTTATGAAAAGGAAACAACCCAATACTATGATGAATTTGATGATTTTACAGTCATTGCTCCTAAAGACCATAGTGCGGAGTATGTTGATATTTTCCCAAATGAAACATCCTTTTACCCACGAATTGTAGTGGCAGATGGCTATTCTTATTTAGAGATTGTGACTGGTTTCGGTGATTCGAATTGGCTTTATTTAGAATCGATTGCCTTTCTGGTTGACGGTGAACCATTTACTTGGTCTTTCGATTATTATAGTGTGATGGATGACTATGATGAATATGGAGTCTATGAATGGATGATTTTCGACGAATCTATTCAGCCAATGCTGTTGGACGACTTAAAAAAGATTGCCGGTTCCGAAGACGCCGTTCTTCGCTTTTATGGGGAAGGGTATATTGAACATAAAATTACAGAGGTTGAAAAAGAGCAAATTCAATTATTTTTAGATATCATTGAAGAGATGGGTGCAAAGGTAAACTTTGGGCCAGCGGTATAGACAATAAAGGGGAAAGTATCTGAATAGAGATACTTTCTCTTTTTTCTTGATCTCTTATTTTTCCAACCGATATATAAAATATATTTTAGTATTTAATTCAATATGATGGGGGTAATGATGAAATTTGTTAAATTAATTTTTACCTTTTCCGTTCTTGTCTTTTTGACTAGTTGTCAAAGTGTCACGGATGAGGTGGATTCAATAACTACATATTTACAAGAAGATAAACCGCAAGATGCTATTGAAACCTTTCTTTCTGCATTAGAAAATAGTGCTTATTCTGAGGAAGAAAAGAATGAAATGAAGGCTACAACCTTTCCTCTCTTCAATGAGGATATTATAGATATTATGCAAAATTATAAAGAAGAAAAAATCGATTATGATACTGCTATTTTACAGATTAAACAATATGAAGCAGTAAATCATCCAGAGGTTCTCGAGGTGGTAAACAACCATATAACAGAGGTTAATAGCATAAAGGAAGCAAGGGGTTTTTTAGAAGCCGGTCTTCAACTAGCGGAAGATAAGGAATATAAAAAGGCTTTGGATACTTTATTAAAAATAAATCGTGAAACAGTAGAATATGATACAGCCTTTGAAAAAATGCAGGAAATTAAAAGTGAATATTATGAGGTAACACTCAATAAGGCGGATGAGTTCTTTGGGAATGGTGAGTATGAAAAAGCTATCTTACTTTTAGAAGATTTGAAAGTCTACTTTCCATTAAATCCTGCCATCGATCAAGATATTTCCTATTATATTGAAACCTTGATCCAGATTAAAATAAACGAAGCAGACCGATTTGCCTTGGATAATAAATTTGCTGATGCTTTTGCAACACTTGATTCTTTAGATAGTATTATAGGGCCGAGTGATATAACGGCATCCCGAAAGGAACAATATGCCTCCTTAGAACATGTAAATAAGTATGAATTGATTCTGTCACCTTTTGTTGATCAAATCAACCAGTTCCATGATAAAGAATATGCCACTATCTACTTAACTCCTAAAAATCGATATCCATTGGTAGAGGAGTTAGCCACTGGAGAAGCTGCTTTTTACCCGAGGCTGAGTATAAGCCCTGAAGGAACAGTTTTGGAAATGGTAGCCGGGTACGGTCATAGCGAAGAGCTGATTCAAGTCCAAGACATTCTAATAAAAATTGATGATATGGAACCTTTTGATTTTTACCTAGAAGATGGAGATATCCAACAAAAGCAGGATGAAACAGGAGCGTATGAGTGGGTACGCTTAGACGAAAGAGAAAACGGTCTTCAATTTCTCCTACTACAATCCATAGCGGACTCGCTAACGACTGAAATAACATTTGAAGGATACAGTCAAAGCAAAACCTTCCAAGTAACAGCGCAAGACAAAGCAGCCATAAACCTATTCTTAGACATCCTAGAAGCATTAGGAGAAGGAAAATTTAGATTTCTAGAGAATAACGGATACTAAGCGGGACAGAGGGGACAGGTTTAGTGTCCCACAAAAAAGGAGGGGTTCAGTTGTCGCTAAAGAAAATTACTGCGGAAGATTTCTATAAGAAACTAAAGAAGGAAAAGGTTCTACTTTTAGATGTACGAGCAGAAGAAAAATATAACGAATATCATATTGAGGATTCCAATGTGGACAGTCTAAACATCAATAAGATGGAAATATTCAAACTAGAAGATGCCCCATCTAAGGAATTAACCTTACCAAAGAATAGAGAAATTGTTGTAACGTGTACCACTGGAAATTCTGCTACTAAATGCGCATCAATTCTATCAAATCTGGACTATGATGTTGTGGTTTTAGAAGGTGGAATTACCGCTTGGAAGGAATATGAAGGAAAATGAAAATAGAGCAGACCTGATTTACACAGGTCTGCTTTTTTAAAAATTTCAACTCACAACTCCAAACCGATTACCATCAGGATCGAAAAGACTAAAGCCTTTCATCCCATCAAATTCATGAATTTCACTAACGTTAGCGCCTTTGCTTTGAAAATTTTGATAGGACTTTTCCACATTACTGGAGTGGAAATTAAAGTAATGATCCACACTATAATTATTTTTAGGGAAAGCGGGTTGTATAATGTCGGTCGATTTGACCAGGCAGAATACGACCGTTCCATCTCCCATTTTCATGATATTGGCTTCAGGTTCATCAGGGTGCAAGATTTCAAATCCAAACATCTCTTGATACCACTTAGTTGAGACCTTTAAGTTACTTACAGGAATAAAGATACCTACCCCAAATATTTCTTTGCTCATAGCAATTCGCTCCTTCTATATTTTATAAATTCGTATAAAGAAACGAAGATTCCACTTAAATACTTACACCTATATTAAAAAAATTTAAGAACTTACCGTTATGACATTTCCATCCGGATCTTTGAAGTGAAATGAAAGGGTGTAACCACTTTTCTGAATACGGTCTAGAGAAATCTGGTGTGCGGCCAGATAAAGATATCCTTCGTAAATAGCTTTAGGATTCCTTTTACGAAATGCTTCTAGGAAATCTTCGAATACTTTTGGTTTTATAGTTGGTTGTTTTTCTAGTTTTGCAACCTTAGCTGGCTGTCTCTCAGATGAAGGGATTTGGGCGTAATAGGTCAGCTTTCTTCGAGCTCGGTGCAACGTGGTGTGAACATTGGATTCTGTTTCATTGATGAAATTTGCTGTTTCCTTAGCGGTAAAAAGAAAGACGTCCATCAATAATACAATGACAAATTGTTTAATAGATAGGTAGTCTGCCAATTGCTCTAGAGATTCTCTTACATCAGTCCTATGGTAGGAGTCTCCCGCACTTATAACTAGTGTATCGATGTCAGTGGACTCGACTCTCTTTCTTCTATTTTGATCAATCCATGTATTTTTGGCTATTAAATAGAAGTATCGTTTTGATAGTGATTTATCAGGCTGTTTCTTTATAGCTAAATAGATTTTAATGAGAGTTTCTTGTAATAAATCCTCTCCTTCCCATTGAGTGGAAGTCATGTTGTAACAGTACCTTTGAATGTCTTTATAAAATGGAGAGATTTTATTTTCAAACGTGGAGCTTTCATCAGTTGATACCCATTTATTTACCATATATAGTCCACCCTCCGTTTGTGAAATGGGATTAGTTATTTCCACATTAGCGAAAAAAAGTAAATATGACAATTAGAAATGATTGAAGTGGGCCAGGTTTAGTGTCCCACAATGGAGAATGTAACAAGGGTAACTCAAAGTAAAAAGCAGACCTTATTATTTACAGGTCTGCTTTTCCTTAATTTCTAGCTAAACCTCTTTCAAACGCTGCGAGATGATTGACAGATGCATCACGTAGGTTTGTGAAAACAATTCTTACATCTTCAGGAATATCGAGGGCTAAGAACTTATCATACATCGCAATATTGTCAATCTCTCCTTGGACACCAGCTGCAAAGGCAGCCTTTACGTTTGCAGGTGTAGTAACGAATGCCTTAGAAGTATCTGCAGGGATTCTGGTCTGATATCGTTCAAACAAAGGTAACAATGCGCTAATATGGCGTAGCTCCGCTTCTTTAATTCGTGTGAAAGTCCGGATTTGACCGAACGTGCTTAGAATATTATCATATCTTGCTTGTGCCAAATACTCATCTTGAAGGGCATACGTTAGCATCTTGGGTAAAGTCAAAGCAGTGTCACTTAACGCCCCTTTGGCACCAAAATTCTCAATACTTTCCCGATGATTAGTGCCCTTACCTTTTTGAAAAAAATACAAAAACCACACTGCGTGATTCTGTTCATCAGCTGCGGCACGACGGAAAGTTTCTTTTATCGTAGAGTCCGAAGACTTATCGGCTATATCCAAATAAAAGTCAACCGCTTCCTGCTCATCCTTAATAGCAAACTCTAAACCAGCATTATATCTATTGGGGCACTTCTCAATGATTTTTGAATCAGGTTGCTTTCCAGTCAGCTGAGTATAAATTCTCCGAAATGCATCGTAATGACGCTGTTCATCTCCCCGAATTTCCATAATTCTTTCTCTCTCAGCCTTAGTGGGTGCCATTTTTGCTAATTTTTCATAACAAGAAATCGCACTATACTCTGCGTTAATCGCTTTTTGAATATCATTGATGAGCTGTGGCTGACGGAGATAATCATTATAATACGGATTATAGTGATAGTAATATTGATTGGAATACATAGATTGTCCTCCCTGGCAGTAAATGTCATCTTATCATATGATTCTAGCAGGGGTAGGTGCATGACCTATATCTAAATTCTTCCTTTATAATGTTCAACCCAATATTTGTTTCAAATATTCTCGCGGTGTACCATAGGGGACTGTCTGTCGGAATTGTGGGTAGGCAGAATGAAATGTAATGATAATCGGGGCATCAAGAAGAATCGAATAATTACGATAGAAGGGCAAATCCCCATAAATGATTGCTTTTAAAGAAGTATCCATTTCTTTTTTGAAAATATCAAATCGATAGGCAGCCATTTCTTCACTAAATTCTCCACCGTCCACATAGGCTTTTCCCAATAGACTTAACCGATCCTTCCAATCTTTTTGCCATTCTACTAATATTTCATCACGTATTTTCCGATTGATTGAATTTTGGCTGTAATCATGTCCAATTTCTAAAAAAAATTGTCCGGTTTCATCAGAATGGGTGAGGGTATACTTTCTTCCGTTAACAGGTTGATAAAAATTTGCAGGCGATCTGGTTGTTACAGATAATGTTTTTGGATTGAATGAAGACGTCATGAAACTCCTCCCTAGAACATTTTTTTAAACATTGTATGTAGAGGAAGTCCATTACTTGTTCAAAACTCTAAGAAATAAAGAAAGTTTATAAAATAGTACCTTAATCTATAGGTAATCACCCACTTTTAGAAGTACAAGTTTATAGACAGATGTCTTATGAATATGATGGTGTAGTCCTAAAAAGTAAGGAGTGCATCCTAATGTATCAAAGCTTTAACCCGTATTTTTACATGAGCCCTTTTGGACAGGAAGCTACTATGCCATTTGAATTAGACCTACGACAATTTGGAGGGGGAGGACCGATGGGGCAACCACCTGGACCACCACCAGGATACCCAGGGGGACAGCCACCATTTGGCCCTCCAGGTCAAGGACAAAGCGCTGGACCACCGACCTCACCACCACCATCTTATGTTCCAATGCAAACACAACAACAAGCCCAAGCGTTTGCAATTGACCCTGGAAGTATTAGACGCTGCCTATTCAGATATACGTACGTCTGGATGAGAAACCGTCAGCAATTCTGGTTCTACCCAACATTTGTTGGAAGACAATCTGTATCAGGTTGGCGCTGGACTGGATTTAGATGGGTCTTCTACGGAACCAGCCTGCGTCAAATCACATCTTTTACATGTGTGTAAGCGGGACAGGGGGACAGGAACCTTGTCCCACTTCCAACAAAGGTCTGCCTCAGAGAATAAGTTAAGTTCTCAGGGCAGACCTTTGTTTTAGCCGCAATTGAAGTAATCTGTTGTAGTGAAAGGTATAATAGTAAAGGAAAAGTAGAAATTAGAAATGTGAAAATATAGTTGCAAAAAAGGAGTTACAATGACAAATAAAATAGAAGCAGGTTGGAACTTTGATAATAGTTACGCACGTTTACCGAAGTTATTTTACAACAAAGTCGATACGAATCCTGTCCAGGACCCTGGGTTAGTCATTTTAAATAAAGAGCTAGCCGCTTCGCTTGGTTTGAACACAGAGGCACTTCAAACGGAGGACTCCATCTCCGTTTTTGCCGGAAACAAGGAACCACAGGGATCGGAACCCTTGGCTCAAGCATACGCTGGTCATCAATTTGGGCATTTTACTATGCTAGGGGACGGGAGAGCCATGCTATTTGGTGAACATATAACACCAGAAGGCCACCGGGTTGATATTCAGCTGAAGGGATCTGGTCGCACGCCATACTCAAGAGGAGGAGATGGCCGGGCAGCACTTGGGCCAATGCTCCGTGAGTACATAATTAGTGAAGCCATGCATGCATTAGGAATTCCGACTACTAGAAGCCTGGCGGTGGTAACGACTGGGGAAACGATCATTCGCGAAACAGGCCTACCGGGTGCTATTTTAACCAGAATCGCAGCCAGTCACATTCGTGTAGGTACCTTCCAATACGCTGCACAATGGGGAACTACTGAGGAACTTAAGCTACTCGCAGATTATACGATTGACCGACACTATCCAGAATTGAAAGAACAGGAGAATCCATACTTATCGCTGTTACAGGAAGTCATTAAACGGCAAGCGGCCCTGATTGCTAAATGGCAACTCGTTGGCTTTATTCATGGTGTCATGAACACGGATAACATGACGATTAGTGGCGAGACGATTGACTATGGTCCATGTGCCTTTATGGATACGTATGACTTGGGAACGGTATTCAGTTCCATTGATAGACAAGGGCGTTATGCTTTTGGTAACCAACCTTATATGGGTGGCTGGAATCTTGCACGATTCGCCGAGTGTCTCATTCCATTACTGCACGAAGATCAGGAGGAATCTGTAAAAATAGCTCAAGGTGAAATTGAGACATTTAGTGATATTTATAAAAACAACTGGCTGGCTGGGATGAGGGCTAAGTTAGGGTTGTTTAATGAAGAAGAACTAGATGAGACTTTAATTAAAGACCTACTTGGTTTAATGCAAGAGCATGGTGCGGATTACACCAATACATTTCGTGCTTTAACTATTGGTGAGGGTACCACTCTATCGGAGTTGCCAGAGTTCAAAGAGTGGTTTGGACATTGGCAGAAGAGGCGAGAGAGACAAGAGCAGTCCAAGGAAGATGCACAACAATTGATGCGAAACAGCAATCCAGCGGTTATTCCTAGAAACCATCGTGTTGAAGAAGCATTAGAAGCTGCAGTCAATGAAGGTGATTACACGGTAATGGAACGACTCCTTCATGTACTCTCAAAACCATTTGCCCACACGCCAGACCAAGAAAAATACTGTAAACCACCGGAACCAACCGACGAACCCTACCAAACATTCTGTGGGACATAGGGGACAGGTTTCCTGTCCCACATACTATTCCGACGCTCATTTAAAAAGCATTCTTTAGCTAAATCTGCTAGAGGATGCTCTTTTTATTGTGTAACAAAACTACTGGGTAGACTTCATGCCCTAGTGGGACACCGTTCCTGTCCCCTCTGTCCCATTCGAAAGTACTATTTTATAATTTTATGGAGGAAATTAGCGAAATTTGTCGAAGGGTATAACTTGCAAATTAAAATATATAAAGGAGCTTATTATTGAAATTGAGGAGGAAGAAACTAAAGCTAAAAGTATATACCATATTCATATCTTCAAGTACAAGTAAACCAGTGACTCGCTTTGCATTACCGAAATTTATGTTGCACTCAATCCCTTTATTTTTAATAACGCCATTTGCACTTTTATATTACTTTTATCATCTAACTGAAGACCTTAAAGAAGAGAATTTAGCACTATCAAGTAATTTAAGCCAACAAGTGAGTAAAACAGCAGCACTAGAAAATGTTGTGGAAACCATGGAAGAGACAACAAGCCAAGCTCAGCTGAAAATGAAAGAATTGGAGATTCTCGAAACGAAAATCCGAGAATACATGCTGGAACTCCCGGATTATATAGATCCTCGGGGGGGAATTAGCCTCCCGTTTGATAATGGCCAAGAAAGCCATACGGACGTGGAAATAAGCAGTGTCAATTGGGAATCAAATGAATTAGTAGAGAAATATAAAGAAACTATAGCAGAAATGGAAGATCTAAACGAAGAATTAAGATTCATACCAACAGCATGGCCATCAAAAGCTACGAGGATTTCATCAACTTTCGGTGGGCGTGAAGATCCTTTTACTAATAGGTCAGCCTTCCACACCGGTATTGACTTAGCAGCTCCGTGGGGAACCCCTGTTTATGCAGGAGCAGATGGGACAGTTATAAAAGCTGAATATTATGGTGGCTACGGAAAAGCAATTATCATTCGTCATTCTAGTACATATAAAACCCTATACGGCCATCTTTCAGAAATAATGGTCGAAGTAGGGGACCAAGTCAAAAAAGGTGATCGAATCGGATCAATAGGAAGTACCGGGAGAAGTACGGGTCCGCATTTGCATTATGAAATTATAAAAAATGGTGAACCCATAGATCCATTTCCATATATGGATTTCTTCAAATAGGTTCGTATTTGCATAGGAAAGGAACAAATTATGTTTAAAGGAAAAAATGTAAAAATAATAGATACAATTATTGGCGTAGGAACCATTATAGAAGGAAATGTAAAGCATGAAACAAGTATCCGAGTAGATGGGAAAATCTATGGGGAAGTGGATTGTGCTGGAGATATCTACATTGGTAAAGAAGGATATATTGAATCAACCATCAAAGGGAAAAATATCATCGTAGCGGGAGAAATTAACGGGAACATCTGCACAACTGGAAAAATACACATTCAACCGGACGGAAAAGTAACAGGAAATGTAACAACCCAAGGACTCATTATAGAAGATGGTGGAATCTTCAACGGACAAAGCACCATCGAACAGGCACAATCCAAAACAAAAACCAAAAACACCCCCAAAAAAGAGGCAGTGGGACAG
The sequence above is drawn from the Bacillus carboniphilus genome and encodes:
- a CDS encoding Bcr/CflA family efflux MFS transporter codes for the protein MIQSPTGKQRIALALLLSMLGMLGPFNIDMYLPSFPDIADDLGASASLVQLSLTTCLIGLAVGQLVVGPISDAQGRRKPLLISIFLFAVSSLLCALAPNITTFVVARFFQGFTAAAGIVLSRAVVRDVFDGRELTKFFALLMMINATAPMIAPMAGGAVLLLPFAKWNTIFYFLSLLGIFIVVMIATRLKETLQPEKRTPSSVGHSVRTIGSLVKDPTFIGYALTLGFLQGGAFAYVAGTPFVYQGIYGVSPQVFSVLFGINGLAIITGSFLVGRLSAIFHERSLLRVAVLVHFCATATLLTMTIIEGPIATIVIPIFIFMICMGMAVTSSFTLAMRSQGHRAGSASAVLGLFPLAIGAMVAPLVGIDETSAIPMGAIIFTTSTIALISFFILTKEKKAKQSLSLKMEG
- a CDS encoding PLP-dependent aminotransferase family protein is translated as MRVESFFSKTTRTALKNEPPGEWIAELPDDCIRLSSGYPAPELVPDELLKEAVIRLFEEERDLPLHYMGSPRVPKLREQIQERLACRGVYVLGEELLITSGACQAIDLIARTFIDAESVVALESPTYMEALEIFQNYTKDFMSIPVDEQGLETNLFEEALVDRKQKGLPLPKLLYVIPSFQNPTGTSLSLERRRHVLELASQYNFLIVEDDAYGELGFNEAPTSLKALDKEDRVLHVGSLSKVIAPGMRIGWVAGVSKWIKALAWFKKDLDHPFAQAVMASFLENTDYEKRLKSLRESYQSKCSALTSAIEEHFPEAVSWYVPEGGYFTWVKVPGVDTAKLLEKALIKGVSFVPGKYFFLNQADGMEYLRLSFSYANEEEIVEGIRKLGRVIKSELKNI
- the yiaA gene encoding inner membrane protein YiaA, coding for MSNDHEAVLDTGKQNEPKVKVERKEGEPTAAFKGASWGALLVGVAAYLIGLFNATMELNEKGYYFAVLVFGLYSAISLQKAVRDKEEGIPVTNIYYGISWFALIVSISLMGIGLYNAGSIVLSEKGFYGMAFVLSIFAAITIQKNIRDTQRARERD
- a CDS encoding rhodanese-like domain-containing protein; this encodes MSLKKITAEDFYKKLKKEKVLLLDVRAEEKYNEYHIEDSNVDSLNINKMEIFKLEDAPSKELTLPKNREIVVTCTTGNSATKCASILSNLDYDVVVLEGGITAWKEYEGK
- a CDS encoding VOC family protein — encoded protein: MSKEIFGVGIFIPVSNLKVSTKWYQEMFGFEILHPDEPEANIMKMGDGTVVFCLVKSTDIIQPAFPKNNYSVDHYFNFHSSNVEKSYQNFQSKGANVSEIHEFDGMKGFSLFDPDGNRFGVVS
- a CDS encoding RNA polymerase sigma factor, coding for MVNKWVSTDESSTFENKISPFYKDIQRYCYNMTSTQWEGEDLLQETLIKIYLAIKKQPDKSLSKRYFYLIAKNTWIDQNRRKRVESTDIDTLVISAGDSYHRTDVRESLEQLADYLSIKQFVIVLLMDVFLFTAKETANFINETESNVHTTLHRARRKLTYYAQIPSSERQPAKVAKLEKQPTIKPKVFEDFLEAFRKRNPKAIYEGYLYLAAHQISLDRIQKSGYTLSFHFKDPDGNVITVSS
- a CDS encoding ferritin family protein codes for the protein MYSNQYYYHYNPYYNDYLRQPQLINDIQKAINAEYSAISCYEKLAKMAPTKAERERIMEIRGDEQRHYDAFRRIYTQLTGKQPDSKIIEKCPNRYNAGLEFAIKDEQEAVDFYLDIADKSSDSTIKETFRRAAADEQNHAVWFLYFFQKGKGTNHRESIENFGAKGALSDTALTLPKMLTYALQDEYLAQARYDNILSTFGQIRTFTRIKEAELRHISALLPLFERYQTRIPADTSKAFVTTPANVKAAFAAGVQGEIDNIAMYDKFLALDIPEDVRIVFTNLRDASVNHLAAFERGLARN
- a CDS encoding staygreen family protein — protein: MTSSFNPKTLSVTTRSPANFYQPVNGRKYTLTHSDETGQFFLEIGHDYSQNSINRKIRDEILVEWQKDWKDRLSLLGKAYVDGGEFSEEMAAYRFDIFKKEMDTSLKAIIYGDLPFYRNYSILLDAPIIITFHSAYPQFRQTVPYGTPREYLKQILG